ACAGTCGCTGGGAACCGAAAATCCGCTCTTCAGCGTCGCGGGTGTCGATCACGCCATCGGAGCACAGGAACACCCGATCACCCTGACCCAGGGGATAGACCTGCGTACTGGCATCGAAAGCCCTGGCCGACAACACCCCCAGCGGCAGGTGCCGTGACGGCAACGGTGTGATCGAGCCATGACGGGCGCTGAGCAGGTAACCATCCGGCAAGCCGCCATTCCACAGTTCGACCTGCTGCTGATTGAAGTCGAACGCCGCGAGAGTGGCACAACAGAACATGTCCACAGGCAGGATGCGCTTGAGCTTGGCGTTCATCTCGCGAAGCATCTCGGCCAACCCGTAGCCCTTGGCGGTCATGCCATAGAACACGTCGGCCAGCGGCATGGCACCCACCGCAGCCGGCAATCCGTGACCCGTGAAGTCGCCCAGCAATACATGCATGTGCCCGGCCGGCGTGTAGGCCGCCAGCATCAGGTCACCGTTGAACAATGCATAGGGAGATTGCAAATAGCGAATATTCGGCGCATCCAGACACCCGGAATGGGCCACCTGGTCGAACACCGCCTTGGCGACCCTCTGCTCGTTGAGCAGATGCTCACGGTGCGCGGCCAGTTGGTCCCGCTGGCGCAATACCGTGTCCTGCAACTGGCGCAGGCGATTCATGGCATTGATCTTTGCCGCCAGCACCTGCGGATTGAAAGGCTTGGCGAGAAAATCGTCACCCCCGGCGTCCAGGCAACGCGCCACGGCCTCACCGTCAGCCAGGGAAGTCAGGAAGATCACCGGCACCAGCGAGTCACCTGCCATCTGCTTGATGCGCCGCGCCGCCTCGAAGCCATCGATGACCGGCATCATGGCGTCCATCAATACCAGATCCGGTCGCTCGCTGACATACAACGCCAATGCCTGCTCGCCGTTGCAGGTCACCAGGGGCTGGTGGCCCTGGCGACTCACCAGAGTCGCCAGCAACAGCCGATCGCTGGGGCTGTCATCGGCAATCAGAATGCGCAGGCTCTGCGCCTCGGACTGCAAGACTCAGCCCATCTGGAACAGTTTGAAGAAGTTCGAGATCGTCAGGATCTTGACCACGTCCGGGGTGCAGTTGATCAGGCGGACCTGCGCCTTGTCGCCCCCGGCGTGGTCACGCAGCAACAGCAGCATGCCCAGCGCAGAGCTGTCCAGGTACTGGGTGCCGCGCAGGTCGACCGCATATTCCAGATCACCCGGATAGGCCTGGTAAGCCGCGCGAAAGTCCTGGTGGGATGAAAAGTCGAAGCGCCCTTCGACAAACAGCGTGACTTGCCGACCATCCGCAGAACGCTCGGAAGTAACCGCCATACGACCTCCTGTAACCTTGCCTTGATAAGACACAGCCTAGACGAAGTCTGCCGCATCGAAGATGAAAACCCGGGCCGGAACGGCTTATGAATGCCGGAACGGGTCACCAACAACCCGAGCGGCCTTAGCGGCAATACTGCTCAGTTAGACGCTATTGGGCTTTTGTTGGAGCTTGCTCGCGAACAGGCCAGCAAATTCCATGAATCTGCTGTGAACGTGACGCAGCCATCGCGAGCAAGCTCGCTCCCACGGTCTGAACTGACCAGTATTGCCGCTAAAGCCAATACTGATCAGTTAGGCCGGGTAGGAGCGGCTTCAGCCGCGAAGCGACCGCCAGTTCACAGCAGATGCAGTGATTTTCCTGGCGCTTTCGCGGCTAAAGCCGCTCCCACCGGGCCCCATAACGACTAACTGAACAGTATTGCCGCTAAAGCCGTTCCTACAGGTCATGGCGCGGCAGGCGCTGGGACAATTCGTCCAGCAGTTTCTGCTCACGCTTGTCTTCCAGGGCACGGGCTTCATCAATGTAGCGCTGCACCAGCTTGCGCAGACCTTCGACACGGGCGTAAGCCTGTTGCCAGACGCCCCTGGCCCGATCCAGGTTGGCCTGGTGCCAGGCCAGGCTCTTGCGCTGCTGGCCGATGGCGGTTTCCAGCTGGTTGAGAAAGCGCTGGTAGTTCATCAGCCACTGCCCCGAGACACCATGCCCGCCCTTGTCGATCCATTGCTGCTGGTAATTGAGACGGAACTGTTCCAGCTCTTCGAGCTTGTTGTGCGCCAGGTTGACCTGCCCCTGCGCATGCCCGAGGCGCTGCGCGGCGCTGCGTTCGGCAGATTCGGCCATTTCCACCACCGGCGCCAGACGCGCCGCACGACTCTGTGCCATACCTCATCAACCGCCGGGAGCGGGCCCGAAGACGGCAGCCAGCGCTTGCTCGCTGTCCTGCATGTTCACGCTTTCACGTAGCCCCTGGCGTTG
The Pseudomonas sp. DTU_2021_1001937_2_SI_NGA_ILE_001 DNA segment above includes these coding regions:
- a CDS encoding fused response regulator/phosphatase encodes the protein MQSEAQSLRILIADDSPSDRLLLATLVSRQGHQPLVTCNGEQALALYVSERPDLVLMDAMMPVIDGFEAARRIKQMAGDSLVPVIFLTSLADGEAVARCLDAGGDDFLAKPFNPQVLAAKINAMNRLRQLQDTVLRQRDQLAAHREHLLNEQRVAKAVFDQVAHSGCLDAPNIRYLQSPYALFNGDLMLAAYTPAGHMHVLLGDFTGHGLPAAVGAMPLADVFYGMTAKGYGLAEMLREMNAKLKRILPVDMFCCATLAAFDFNQQQVELWNGGLPDGYLLSARHGSITPLPSRHLPLGVLSARAFDASTQVYPLGQGDRVFLCSDGVIDTRDAEERIFGSQRLCEVLAANREPTMLIQEILQALNDFGGRARDDVSMLEVSTGQRMPVDTRAAWHTENVVVEPMDWSVSFEFRPPTLKAFNPLPGILQLLLEMHELREQGGALYSVLTELYSNALDHGVLGLDSTLKRDASGFALYYEERARRLAALQFGFVRLELQVRSSSQGGSLGICVRDSGQGFDVQDVLERTPGESELCGRGLRLIRSLCREAHWSDDGRAAHVEFSWGEVAYSPTVS
- a CDS encoding STAS domain-containing protein: MAVTSERSADGRQVTLFVEGRFDFSSHQDFRAAYQAYPGDLEYAVDLRGTQYLDSSALGMLLLLRDHAGGDKAQVRLINCTPDVVKILTISNFFKLFQMG
- the fliJ gene encoding flagellar export protein FliJ, translating into MAQSRAARLAPVVEMAESAERSAAQRLGHAQGQVNLAHNKLEELEQFRLNYQQQWIDKGGHGVSGQWLMNYQRFLNQLETAIGQQRKSLAWHQANLDRARGVWQQAYARVEGLRKLVQRYIDEARALEDKREQKLLDELSQRLPRHDL